A DNA window from Hordeum vulgare subsp. vulgare chromosome 1H, MorexV3_pseudomolecules_assembly, whole genome shotgun sequence contains the following coding sequences:
- the LOC123441601 gene encoding methyl-CpG-binding domain-containing protein 4-like — MASPAPVSASPGSSSQKKRGATESIGLYAVQCCECHKWRTVSTKDEFETIRENFTEDPWFCNKRPECSCEDPPDIEYDSSRIWVIDKPNIPKPPPKTERLVIMRGDLSKMDIYYVLPNGKRARGIGDVQKFLDTNPEYKDQISAESFSFTVPKIVEETVSQSSLWKTKKAKKQDKTKASSSKKDKANASGSEN; from the exons ATGGCCTCGCCGGCGCCGGTTTCGGCCTCGCCGGGGTCCTCCTCTCAG AAAAAACGAGGTGCAACGGAATCAATTGGCCTGTATGCTGTCCAGTGTTGTGAATGTCATAAATGGCGTACAGTTTCAACGAAAGATGAATTTGAGACAATTCGTGAGAACTTCACTGAGGACCCATGGTTCTGCAATAAAAGACCAGAGTGCTCGTGTGAAGACCCTCCAGACATTGAGTACGACAGCAGCCGCATCTGGGTCATCGACAAGCCCAACATACCAAAGCCTCCGCCCAAGACCGAGAGACTTGTGATCATGAGAGGTGACCTGTCCAAAATGGACATCTACTACGTCCTGCCAAATGGGAAGCGTGCAAGGGGCATCGGGGACGTGCAAAAGTTCCTCGACACAAACCCAGAGTACAAAGACCAGATATCAGCTGAAAGCTTCAGTTTTACGGTGCCCAAGATTGTCGAGGAGACCGTTTCACAGAGCTCTTTGTGGAAGACTAAAAAGGCTAAAAAGCAGGACAAGACAAAGGCTTCAAGCAGCAAGAAGGACAAGGCAAATGCTTCAGGCAGCGAGAACTAG